The sequence GCTTTGCCTTTAACTAATAATGGCAAAATTGACCGCCAAGCTTTGCCGAAACCGGAAAGAGATCGCGGGCAAATTTCTGAAAAATTTGTCAAACCCAGCACGCCGGTTGAGCAAATCCTCGCTGAAATTTGGGCGCAGGTTCTAGGTTTAGAACAAGTTGGCGTTGAGGATAATTTCTTTGAATTGGGCGGCGATTCTATCCTCAGTATTCAAGTGATTTCTAAAGCAAATCAAGTCGGGTTAAAACTTACACCCAAACAACTGTTTCAACATCAAACAATTGCCCAATTAGCCACCGTAGCAGATGCGGATCAGGTAAACAAAACTGAACCAGAATTAATCACCGGCACAGTTCCTTTGACACCGATTCAACATTGGTTTTTTGAGCAAAATCTTTTAGATCCGCATCACTGGAATCAGGCTGTGCTTTTAGAATTGCGCCAACCTCTTGAGCCTCTATTAATTGAGCGGACTTTGCAAGAATTGCTGAAACACCACGACGCACTACGTTTGCGTTTTGAGCGAGGCGAATTTGGCTGGCAACAAGAGATTATTAATCCAGAAAAAAATGTGCCGTTTAGCCGCGTTAATTTGTCTTTGCTGCCTCCAGAAGAGCAAGAAATGGCTTTTCAAACCAGCGCTTCCCAATTGCAAGCTAGTTTGAATTTGTCAGAGGGTGCGGTGCTTCGTGCTGCCTTATTTGATTTTGGTGAACGCCGATTAAATCGTCTGTTATTGGTGATTCATCATTTAGCTGTTGATGCTGTTTCCTGGCGAATTTTGATTGAAGATTTCCAAATAATTTATGAGCAAATTAGCCGTAATGAAACGGTTACTTTATCACCCAAAACAACCTCCTTTAAAACTTGGGCGGAACGCTTGCAAAAGTGGGGAAAATCCGAGGAATTACAGGAAGAGTTAAATTACTGGCTGGCTTTGTCTGATAAGCAAGTTTCTCGTTTGCCGATAGATTCCCACAAAGCTAATTTAGTGGTTTCTGAAAAGACAGCATCAGTTTCTTTGAGTGTTGAAGAAACCAAAGCGCTTTTGCAAGAAGTACCGGCTGCTTACCGCACTCAAATTAATGATGTATTGCTGACTGCTTTAGCTCAAGTTTTTGGCCGGTGGACGGGTAGCAATTGTCTGTTACTTGACTTAGAAGGACACGGAAGGGAAGATATTTTTGAAGATGTCAATCTATCGCGTACAATAGGCTGGTTTACCTCAGTTTTTCCTCTGCTGATAAATTTAGTAAAACCTGCTGATTTAGGAACTGCGCTTAAATCAGTGAAAGAGCAGTTACGCAGTGTACCAAATCGCGGTATCGGTTTTGGTGTTTTAAAATATTTGAGCGGAGAAATTGGGGAAAAATTAAACAATTTGCCGCAATCTGAGGTATGCTTTAATTATCTTGGACAGTTTGACCAAGTGTTGCCAGAATCTTCTTTATTAATGTTATCCTCAGAGCCAAGTGGGCCGATTCGCAGCCCGCAGGGAAATCGCCGTTATTTAATCGAAATTAATGCGTTTATTGTCGGCGGAAAACTACAAATAGATTGGACGTACAGCGAAAATATCCACCGTCAAGAAACGATTGAAAGTTTAGCGGTGGAATTTATAAAAGCCCTGCGATTAATAATTCAATACTGTCAGTCTTCGGACGCTGCCGGCTTTACTCCTTCTGACTTTGCTGAGTTTAAGTGGAGCCGGTGGGAGCAAGACGATTTAGATAATATTGCTGCAATTTTAGGAGAGATGTAATGAATATGCTCAAAGGCAATATCGAAGATTTTTATCCCTTATCTCCCGCACAGCAGGGCATTCTCTTTCATGCCCTTTACCAGCCAAAATCGGCGGTATATTTTGGGCAATTGATGTGTGTCTTGCGTGGCTCTCTTAATGTTTCAGCGTTTAAAAAAAGTTGGCAAAAAGTTGTAGACCGGCACCCCATTTTGCGGACTTCTTTTGTCTGGGAGAATTTGAAAGAGCCGGTGCAAGCTGTCCGCAAACAAGCAGAAATTTCTTGTCAGCAAATGGACTGGCGCTTTCTTTCTGATACCCAACAAAAACAGCAGCTAGAAACTTTCTTGCAAGCTGATCGAGAGCAGGGTTTTGAGCTAAAATCTGCTCCCCTAATTCGCATTGCTTTGGCGCAGTTACATGAAGATGCTTTTCAGTTTATTTTAAGCCACCATCACTTAGTTTTAGATGGGTGGTCACTTTCTATCGTTCTGGATGAAGTTTTTTCCTTTTATCAAGCCTTTTGTCAGGGTGAGGAATTGCAACTAAAACGTCCTCGTCCTTATCGAGATTACATCGCATGGTTGCACCAGCAAGATTTATCTGCGGCTGAGTTATTTTGGCGCTGCACTCTTAAAAATTTTGCGGCTCCAACTTCGCTGAGCCGGGGTAATTTTGTCGGAGAGAATAAGTTAGAAATCAACGGTGAAAAGCAGGTTAAATTTTCTGCAAAAACCACCGCTGCATTGCAATCTTTGGCTCGTCAACATCAGTTTACTCTAAATACTCTTGTTCAAGCAGCTTGGGCTTTACTTTTGAGCCGGTATAGTGGCGAAGAAGATGTGGTTTTTGGGGCAGTTGTTTCTGGGAGAACACCTGATTTAGCCGGTGCTGAATCTGTGGTTGGGTTGTTTGTAAATACTCTGCCGGTGCGTGTCAAAATTAGCCCAAAAAATTCTCTTTTATCTTGTTTAAAACAAATTCAGGCTCAACAATTTGAGGCGCGACAGTACGAATACAGCCCCCTTGTAGAGGTGCAGCGGTGGAGCGAAATTCCCCGTAATTTGCCTTTATTTGAGAGCCTTTTTGTTTTTGAAAATTATCCTTTTGATGATGCGTTGCAGGAGGGAGTTCATAACTTAAAAATCCAAAATATTCGCTCTTTAGAAACAACGAATTATCCTCTGACGCTGATCGCAGTGCCAGGGGAAGAATTGACAATCAAAATTATTTTTGATGGCAATTGCTTTGAAGAAAATACGATTGTGCGGATGCTGGGACACCTGCAAACTTTACTTGAGGGAATGGCTGCTAATCCCCACGCTAAACTATCAGAATTACCCCTATTGAGCGCTGCTGAAAAGCAACAAATGCTCGTAGATTGGAATAATACCGAAGCTGAATATCCCCACAATTCCTTAATTCAGCAATTATTTGAAGCGCAGGTAGAAAGAACTGCGGATGCAGTGGCGGCAATTTGCGAAAATCAACAATTGACTTACCGCGAGTTGAATGCTAAAGCCAATCAAATAGCGCATTATCTGCAATCTCTAGGGGTAAAAAAAGCAACTTTAGTAGGCATTTGTTTAGAGCGTTCTCTGGAAATGGTAGCGGCAATTTTGGGTATTCTTAAAGCCGGTGCTGCTTATGTTCCTCTCGATCCTGCCTATCCCCAACAACGTCTTGCTTTTATGTTGGCAGATGCAAAAGTTTCTGTGCTTTTGACTGAGAAAAAGCTCCTAGAAATTCTCCCCGAACATAACGCCAAAATTGTATTTATAGATGCTGATAAAGAAGAGATTGCCCAACAAAGTGATGAGAATCCTGCCGTTAAAGAGGGGTTTGATAACTTAGCTTATCTCCTCTATACTTCTGGCTCCACCGGCACCCCCAAAGGCGTACTAGGCACTCACCGAGGTGTAATTAATCGCTGTTTTTGGAACCCCTACCCCTTTACTGAGGGAGAAATTTGCTGTCAAAAAACCTCCTTAAATTTTGTTGATTCTGTCTGGGAAATTTTTGCTCCTTTGCTGCATGGTTTGGCAACTGTTATTATTCCCAATCAAGCAGTTAAAGATATTAACCAATTCGTGGAAATTTTAGCAAAGCAAAATGTAACGCGGTTGGTGTTGGTTCCTTCTTTGTTGCGGGTTATCTTAGATTCTTTCCCCAATTTAGACCGACTTTTACCTAACTTAAAATATTGGGTTTGTAGCGGAGAAACTTTGCCAATGGAACTCTGCCAGCAGTTTCGTGAACGCCTACACCAACGGGTATTAATCAACCTTTATGGCTCCTCAGAAGTTGCTGCTGATGTGACGTGGTATGATGCAACTCAGGGTGATTTGTTGAAAAAAGTTCCCATTGGTCGGCCAATTTCTAATACACAAATTTACCTGCTTGATCGCAACTTACAACCAGTTCCGATAGGGGTTGCCGGTGAGATTTATGTGGGTGGTGATGGATTAGCAAAAGGCTATTTAAACCGGCCCGAATTAACTGCTGAAAAATTCATTCCTAACCCATTTTGGCAGGAAGAATTAGAGTTTATAGGTAAACCTCATCAAAAAGTTTTGTACAAAACAGGTGATTTAGGTTCTTATCTGCCAGATGGGAATATAGAATTTTTGGGACGTGCTGATCGTCAGGTAAAAATTCGCGGTTTCCGCATTGAGTTAGGAGAAATAGAGGCCGCACTTTCTCAGCATTGTTCAGTCTCTCAAGCTGTTGTTTTGCTGCAAGAAAATGCGCCCGATAAACAGCGTTTAGTAGCTTATGTTGTTCCTAATTTTGCAAGCTTGCAGGCGGCGAAACAGTCAGAATTAATTAATGAAGTGCGTTATTTTCTCAAAGAAAATCTGCCGGAATACATGATACCTTCAGCTTTTGTGGTATTAGATGCACTGCCACTATCGCCCAATGGAAAAATAGACTATTTGGCTTTGCCTGAAAAATACGAGAGCCTCTCTGAAGAGAAAGTTTTAATTGAGCCGCAAACACCTACGGAGAAAGAACTAGCGGAGATTTGGAAGGCTGTTTTAGGAGTAGAAAAAGTGGGAATTCAAGATAGCTTTTTTGATTTGGGTGGTCACTCTCTGATGGCAACTCAATTGATATCAAGAGTGCGATCAAGCTTTGGGGTAGAGTTGGCGCTGTGCGATTTTTTTGCCGTTCCTACTCTTCAGAATTTGGCTGAACTGATAGAGGATCAAATTCTAGCAAACGCTGATTCTGATCAGATAGATCAATTGCTCGATCAGTTAGAAAAAGAGGAGGTGCAAACTGTGGGAAGTGCTGAGTAGAAAACCCGTATAGGGAAATAGGCGCAAGAATTGAAGAACATACCCATTTAAAAGGAAATGACTGTAATGAGTGAAACAATAAAAGTGGTGGATTTGCAAGACAAAGTGCGGCCCTTAGAAGCCTCAGCAAACCGGCTTGAAGAAGACTTAATGGAGCTATTTAAAGCTGGTGAGCAATCGCTTTTTGCCGAGCGAGAAATGGAAAGACAAATTTCTGCCATTACTCAAGATTTTTTGAAAACAAAAACTGCTAGTACAGATGCAGATATAGAATTAATTTTTGATAAATTTAGAAAAAGCCAAATCCCCGATTTTCCTGCGGAGGTTGGTAACTATATAGATGATTTAACTGAAACACTTGTTGCCCATTCCATTCACACTTCTTCTCCCCGATATATCGGTCACATGACAAGCGCACTTCCCTATTTTGTGCGTCCAATTGGCAAACTTTTGACCGCCATGAATCAAAATTCGGTCAAGATGGAAACTGCCAAAACATTAAGCCCCTGTGAGCGCCAAACTTTGGCGATGATGCACCGATTAATTTACGATTTTTCTGAGGAATTTTACAACCAACATATTCAAAAAAGCGAGAGTACACTTGGTATTATGACCACCGGGGGCACACTTGCTAATGTTTCAGCATTATGGTGTGCTCGCAACGCTTCTTTAGGGCCAAAAGAAGGCTTTAAAGGCATCGAAAAAGAAGGCTTGCACGCAGCATTAGAGTTTTATGGCTACAAGGGAGCGGTAATTATTGGCTCTAATTTGATGCACTATTCTTTTGAAAAAGCTGCCGGTTTATTAGGCATAGGAGATAGCAGTTTAATCAAAGTTTCAACTGATTGCAATCACGCCATTGATTTACAAGCTTTGCAAAAAACTGTGGCGGAGTGTCTGGCGCGTAATTTGCATATTTTAGCAATTGTTGGAATTGCCGGCAGTACCGATTCAGGAAGTATCGATCCTCTCCCAGAAATAGCGGAGATCGCGCAGGAAGCAAACGCTCATTTTCATGTTGATGCTGCTTGGGGGGGGCCGGTGCTTTTTTCTGAACAACACCGGCACAAACTGGCAGGCATTGAGTTGGCAGATTCCGTCACGGTAGATGGACACAAACAAATGTATTTGCCGATGGGAATAGGGATGGTTTTATTTCGCAATCCCCAACTCGCAAAAGTCATTGAAAAAAACGCGCCCTACACAGTGCGAAAAGACTCTATTGATTTAGGCAAACGCTCTCTGGAAGGATCAAGACCGGCTGTGAGTTTATTTTTGCAAGCCGCGTTAAATATCATCGGTCATAAAGGCTATGAATTTTTGATAAATGCGGGGATACAAAAAACCAAGTATCTTGCTGATTTAATTACGAAAAGCTCAGAATTTGAGTTACTGCTAGAACCGGCAATTAATATTCTTTTATATCGCTATCTTCCCGAACCATTTAGGCAAAAAGCCACCCAAAATAAACTGACAAAAGCTGATAATTTTGTCATCAATCAATTTAATGAGCGCCTTCAAGATGCCCAGCGCCGGGCCGGTCAAACCTTTGTATCGCGGACAACTGTGCAAAATACCTCCTATGGCAAAACCATTCCCATTGTTGCTTTGCGAGTCGTCCTTGCGAACCCTCTCACCACTGAAGCAGATATCAACGCTGTTTTAAATGACCAGCGAAAAATAGCAGCAAAACTTTCCTTAAATATCGCAAACAACCAACCCTGGGAGGAGGTCAATAATGAAACCAGATAATCGTTCAGAACGACTAAAAAACCTCTCGCCCGATAAGCGAACACTCCTACTCAAAGCATTACGAAAAAATGCCGTACAAACGGAAGAATCGAAACGCATTCAAAGGCGATTACAGCAAGATTATGCGCCGCTTTCTTTCGCCCAACAAAGGCTGTGGTTTCTCGATAAATTGTCTCCCCAAAATTATGCTTACAACCTTCCTGCGGCTGTGCGCTTGAAAGGGCAACTCAATCTGCCGGCATTGCAACAAACGTTTAATGAAATTCTCAGGCGACATGAAGTTTTGCGGACTGCTTTTGCAGAGGTAAACGGACAACCGGCTCAGGTTATTTCTCCAGATATAAAATTCAATGTAGCTGTGATAAACTTACAAAATTTACCAGAATCACAGCAAAAAATTGAAGTTGAGAAACAGGCTGTAGAAGAAGCCCAGCGCCCTTTTGACTTAACGCAAGCTCCCTTGTTGCGGGCTACTCTTTTGCAACTTAATGATGCAGAATATGTGTTGCTGCTGACGATGCACCACATTATTTCTGATGGTTGGTCGATGGGGGTTTTGGTGCGCGAAGTGGGGGCGCTTTACGAAGCTTTTTCTACTAGCAAATCTTCCCCACTTCCTGAACTTCCTGTGCAGTATGGCGACTTTTCAAGTTGGCAGAGACAGAGTTTGCAGGGAGAGAAATTAGAAAAACAGTTAGCTTATTGGAAACAACAATTAAACGGTGTTTTAGACGTGATGCCAACAGATCGGCAGAGATCATCAGCACAAAATTTTAGAGGAGCCGAGCAATCTTTTGTGATTTCTGCGTCATTAACGGAATCCCTAAAAACCCTAATTCAGCAACAAGAAGTTACACTTTTTATGATTTTATTGGCAGTATTTAAAGCTTTGTTATACTGCCATACAAAACAGGAAAACCTTGCTATTGGTTCGCCAATTGCCAACCGCAGCCGAGTGGAATTAGAGGGATTAATTGGATTTTTTGTCAATACTTTAGTCCTGAAAATTGACATAGCCGGCAATCCAACTTTCCGCGAACTTCTAAGCCGAGTACGCGAGACAACATTACAGGCTTATGCTCACCCCGACGTACCCTTTGAAAAACTCGTAGAGGAATTGCAGCCAGAGCGAAATCTCAGCTATAACCCGCTGTTTCAAGTTTGGTTTGTGCTTCAAAATGCGCCTATGCCACCTCTGGAGTTGGCCGGTTTAACGCTAAGTGTTTTGGAATTTGGTGCCGGTACGTCAAGACACGATTTTAGCCTCACTTGCTGGGAAATTACCGAAGGAATTCAAGGCTTATTTGAGTATAAAACAGACTTATTTGAGGCAGCGAGTATTGAGCGAATGGTGCGAAGTTTTAAAACAATTGTCCACCAAATTGTTGACCAACCCAATATTAGAATAAACGACTTAGCAGAAACCGTTGCTGAAGCAGAAAAGCAGCACCAAAAAAACAAAGAAAAACAACTCCAAGCCTCAAACATTCAAAAATTAAAAATAGCCAAACGCAAAGCAACAAAAAAATAACCTATCCGTGTCCATCTGCGTTCATCTGCGGTTAAAAAAATCAACCCAGAGTCACATATCTTATAAAAACCTCACCTAGCCCAAAACACCCTCTAAAAACCCTACCTACCAAAAGAAAAAACATGACCAATACAGAACTAAAAAACCCCAATTCTCCCAAATTAGGCACAGTTAGACGCAAAGCAGTCAGCGTGTCTCCAGAGGAATTAGTAAAAACGTCCTATTTCCAATCAGAAAACCTCCTACCGGCCATTTTTCAACCGGCAGTAGATCGATTAAACCTCGCCGCTTGGGCTACCAACAATCGAGAGTCAATTACAACGCAATTATTGAAGCAGGGCGGAATACTTTTTCGAGGCTTTGAAGTCGGCGGAGTAGCCGGTTTTGAGCAGTTTATACAAGCAGTTGGCGGCGAGTTGTTAGAATATTCTTTTCGCTCAACTCCGCGTAGTCAACTAAGCGGAAATATCTACACTTCCACCGAATATCCTGCCGAGCAATTCATCCCCCTTCATAATGAAATGGCCTATTCTAAAAATTGGCCTCTAAAAATTGCTTTTTTCTGCGTTAAAAAAGCCGAACAAGGAGGAGAAACCCCGATAGCTGACAGCCGCAAAGTTTTTGAACGTATCGATCCAAAAATTAAAGAGCGCTTCGCACAAAAAAAAGTTATGTATGTGCGAAATTACGGGGCCGGTGTAGATTTGCCCTGGCAAAATGTCTTCAATACTGATAGCAAAAGTGAGGTAGAAAACTATTGCAATAAAACCGGAATTCAATTAGAATGGGGAAACAATAATCGCTTAAAAACTCGCCAAATTTGTCAGGCCGTTGCCCAGCACCCCCAAACAAAAGAAATGGTGTGGTTTAATCAAGCCCACCTCTTCCACATTTCCAGTCTCGATACCGCCGTTAGGAGAGAGCTTTTAACTTCTTTTAAAGAAGAAGATTTACCACGCAATGCT is a genomic window of Ancylothrix sp. D3o containing:
- a CDS encoding amino acid adenylation domain-containing protein translates to MNMLKGNIEDFYPLSPAQQGILFHALYQPKSAVYFGQLMCVLRGSLNVSAFKKSWQKVVDRHPILRTSFVWENLKEPVQAVRKQAEISCQQMDWRFLSDTQQKQQLETFLQADREQGFELKSAPLIRIALAQLHEDAFQFILSHHHLVLDGWSLSIVLDEVFSFYQAFCQGEELQLKRPRPYRDYIAWLHQQDLSAAELFWRCTLKNFAAPTSLSRGNFVGENKLEINGEKQVKFSAKTTAALQSLARQHQFTLNTLVQAAWALLLSRYSGEEDVVFGAVVSGRTPDLAGAESVVGLFVNTLPVRVKISPKNSLLSCLKQIQAQQFEARQYEYSPLVEVQRWSEIPRNLPLFESLFVFENYPFDDALQEGVHNLKIQNIRSLETTNYPLTLIAVPGEELTIKIIFDGNCFEENTIVRMLGHLQTLLEGMAANPHAKLSELPLLSAAEKQQMLVDWNNTEAEYPHNSLIQQLFEAQVERTADAVAAICENQQLTYRELNAKANQIAHYLQSLGVKKATLVGICLERSLEMVAAILGILKAGAAYVPLDPAYPQQRLAFMLADAKVSVLLTEKKLLEILPEHNAKIVFIDADKEEIAQQSDENPAVKEGFDNLAYLLYTSGSTGTPKGVLGTHRGVINRCFWNPYPFTEGEICCQKTSLNFVDSVWEIFAPLLHGLATVIIPNQAVKDINQFVEILAKQNVTRLVLVPSLLRVILDSFPNLDRLLPNLKYWVCSGETLPMELCQQFRERLHQRVLINLYGSSEVAADVTWYDATQGDLLKKVPIGRPISNTQIYLLDRNLQPVPIGVAGEIYVGGDGLAKGYLNRPELTAEKFIPNPFWQEELEFIGKPHQKVLYKTGDLGSYLPDGNIEFLGRADRQVKIRGFRIELGEIEAALSQHCSVSQAVVLLQENAPDKQRLVAYVVPNFASLQAAKQSELINEVRYFLKENLPEYMIPSAFVVLDALPLSPNGKIDYLALPEKYESLSEEKVLIEPQTPTEKELAEIWKAVLGVEKVGIQDSFFDLGGHSLMATQLISRVRSSFGVELALCDFFAVPTLQNLAELIEDQILANADSDQIDQLLDQLEKEEVQTVGSAE
- the panP gene encoding pyridoxal-dependent aspartate 1-decarboxylase PanP codes for the protein MSETIKVVDLQDKVRPLEASANRLEEDLMELFKAGEQSLFAEREMERQISAITQDFLKTKTASTDADIELIFDKFRKSQIPDFPAEVGNYIDDLTETLVAHSIHTSSPRYIGHMTSALPYFVRPIGKLLTAMNQNSVKMETAKTLSPCERQTLAMMHRLIYDFSEEFYNQHIQKSESTLGIMTTGGTLANVSALWCARNASLGPKEGFKGIEKEGLHAALEFYGYKGAVIIGSNLMHYSFEKAAGLLGIGDSSLIKVSTDCNHAIDLQALQKTVAECLARNLHILAIVGIAGSTDSGSIDPLPEIAEIAQEANAHFHVDAAWGGPVLFSEQHRHKLAGIELADSVTVDGHKQMYLPMGIGMVLFRNPQLAKVIEKNAPYTVRKDSIDLGKRSLEGSRPAVSLFLQAALNIIGHKGYEFLINAGIQKTKYLADLITKSSEFELLLEPAINILLYRYLPEPFRQKATQNKLTKADNFVINQFNERLQDAQRRAGQTFVSRTTVQNTSYGKTIPIVALRVVLANPLTTEADINAVLNDQRKIAAKLSLNIANNQPWEEVNNETR
- a CDS encoding condensation domain-containing protein; translated protein: MKPDNRSERLKNLSPDKRTLLLKALRKNAVQTEESKRIQRRLQQDYAPLSFAQQRLWFLDKLSPQNYAYNLPAAVRLKGQLNLPALQQTFNEILRRHEVLRTAFAEVNGQPAQVISPDIKFNVAVINLQNLPESQQKIEVEKQAVEEAQRPFDLTQAPLLRATLLQLNDAEYVLLLTMHHIISDGWSMGVLVREVGALYEAFSTSKSSPLPELPVQYGDFSSWQRQSLQGEKLEKQLAYWKQQLNGVLDVMPTDRQRSSAQNFRGAEQSFVISASLTESLKTLIQQQEVTLFMILLAVFKALLYCHTKQENLAIGSPIANRSRVELEGLIGFFVNTLVLKIDIAGNPTFRELLSRVRETTLQAYAHPDVPFEKLVEELQPERNLSYNPLFQVWFVLQNAPMPPLELAGLTLSVLEFGAGTSRHDFSLTCWEITEGIQGLFEYKTDLFEAASIERMVRSFKTIVHQIVDQPNIRINDLAETVAEAEKQHQKNKEKQLQASNIQKLKIAKRKATKK
- a CDS encoding TauD/TfdA family dioxygenase — protein: MTNTELKNPNSPKLGTVRRKAVSVSPEELVKTSYFQSENLLPAIFQPAVDRLNLAAWATNNRESITTQLLKQGGILFRGFEVGGVAGFEQFIQAVGGELLEYSFRSTPRSQLSGNIYTSTEYPAEQFIPLHNEMAYSKNWPLKIAFFCVKKAEQGGETPIADSRKVFERIDPKIKERFAQKKVMYVRNYGAGVDLPWQNVFNTDSKSEVENYCNKTGIQLEWGNNNRLKTRQICQAVAQHPQTKEMVWFNQAHLFHISSLDTAVRRELLTSFKEEDLPRNAYYGDGSPIEDYILDEIRYCYQQETIIFPWEEGDVLLLDNMLAAHGRTPFVGSRRVVVGMAEGFSCQEI